A portion of the Bacteroides faecium genome contains these proteins:
- a CDS encoding DUF975 family protein, which produces MLKENSELRAEARQALQGKWPMAAVAALIYSIVAGGLSAIPFIGGLCSLFIGLPIAYGIAIVMFGVFKGKDVDFGVLFEGFQDYSRIFVTKLLQGIYTALWMLLLVVPGVIKYYSYAMTDYILKEEPEMKNNAAIEKSMAMMENNKMKLFLLDLSFIGWALLCIVTFGIGFLFLQPYMQVSRAAFYEDLKAQQGGNIEVDVEVKVEM; this is translated from the coding sequence ATGTTAAAAGAGAATTCAGAACTGCGTGCAGAAGCACGTCAGGCGCTTCAAGGTAAGTGGCCTATGGCAGCCGTTGCTGCGCTTATTTATTCAATCGTTGCCGGTGGTTTATCAGCTATCCCTTTCATTGGTGGATTGTGCTCATTGTTTATCGGACTGCCGATTGCATACGGTATTGCTATCGTGATGTTTGGCGTATTCAAAGGTAAAGATGTTGATTTTGGAGTGCTGTTTGAAGGCTTCCAGGATTATAGTCGTATCTTTGTAACCAAGTTGCTTCAGGGCATTTACACAGCTTTGTGGATGTTGCTGCTGGTTGTTCCTGGTGTCATCAAGTATTATTCTTATGCAATGACGGATTATATCTTGAAAGAAGAGCCGGAAATGAAAAACAATGCGGCTATCGAAAAGAGTATGGCAATGATGGAAAACAACAAGATGAAATTGTTCTTGCTTGATTTGAGCTTCATCGGTTGGGCTCTCCTTTGTATCGTTACTTTCGGTATCGGATTCTTATTCTTGCAGCCTTATATGCAGGTTTCTCGTGCAGCTTTCTATGAGGACCTGAAAGCACAGCAAGGCGGAAATATTGAAGTAGACGTTGAAGTGAAGGTTGAAATGTAA
- a CDS encoding Mrp/NBP35 family ATP-binding protein has translation MTLYPNLILDALATVRYPGSGKNLVEAEMVADNLRIDGMTVSFSLIFEKPTDPFMKSMLKAAETAIHTYVSPDVQVTITTESKQASRPEVGKMLPQVKNIIGISSGKGGVGKSTVSANLAVALAKLGYKVGLLDADIFGPSMPKMFQVEDARPYAERIDGRDLIIPVEKYGVKLLSIGFFVDPDQATLWRGGMASNALKQLIGDASWGDLDYFLIDLPPGTSDIHLTVVQTLAMTGAIVVSTPQAVALADARKGINMFTNDKVNVPILGLVENMAWFTPAELPENKYYIFGKEGAKKLAEEMNVPLLGQIPIVQSICEGGDNGTPVALDENTITGRAFLSLAASVVRQVDRRNVEMAPTKIVEMHK, from the coding sequence ATGACTCTTTATCCTAATTTGATATTGGATGCATTGGCAACGGTGCGTTATCCCGGTTCGGGAAAGAATTTGGTGGAAGCGGAGATGGTCGCCGATAATCTCCGTATTGACGGTATGACTGTCAGCTTTTCATTGATATTTGAAAAGCCGACTGATCCGTTTATGAAATCGATGTTGAAGGCTGCTGAGACAGCTATTCATACATATGTATCTCCGGATGTACAGGTTACGATAACAACGGAAAGTAAACAAGCTTCTCGTCCGGAAGTTGGCAAGATGCTTCCGCAGGTGAAGAATATTATTGGTATCTCTTCAGGCAAAGGTGGAGTGGGTAAGTCTACTGTATCTGCGAACCTGGCAGTTGCTTTGGCTAAACTAGGCTATAAGGTAGGTTTGCTTGATGCGGATATTTTCGGGCCTTCCATGCCGAAGATGTTTCAGGTGGAAGATGCGCGTCCATATGCTGAACGCATAGATGGGCGTGACCTGATTATCCCTGTAGAAAAATATGGAGTGAAATTATTGTCTATTGGTTTCTTTGTTGATCCGGATCAGGCTACTTTGTGGCGTGGTGGAATGGCAAGCAATGCACTGAAGCAATTGATTGGAGATGCGTCTTGGGGGGATTTGGATTATTTTCTGATTGACCTTCCTCCAGGGACAAGTGACATTCACCTGACTGTTGTCCAGACATTGGCTATGACAGGGGCGATTGTTGTCAGCACTCCGCAGGCGGTGGCTTTGGCAGATGCCCGTAAAGGAATCAATATGTTCACTAATGATAAGGTAAATGTACCTATCCTCGGCTTGGTTGAGAATATGGCATGGTTTACTCCTGCCGAACTTCCGGAAAACAAATATTATATTTTCGGTAAAGAAGGTGCAAAGAAGTTGGCCGAAGAGATGAATGTTCCTTTGTTGGGGCAGATTCCTATTGTGCAGAGTATTTGTGAGGGTGGTGACAATGGTACGCCAGTTGCGTTGGATGAAAATACCATAACCGGACGTGCTTTCTTATCATTAGCTGCGAGTGTTGTCCGGCAGGTGGACCGTAGAAATGTTGAGATGGCTCCGACTAAAATTGTCGAAATGCATAAATAG
- the trmB gene encoding tRNA (guanosine(46)-N7)-methyltransferase TrmB, whose translation MGKNKLEKFADMASYPHVFEYPYSAVDNVPFDMKGKWQMEFFKNDHPIVLELGCGRGEYTVGLGKMFPEKNFIGVDIKGSRMWTGATESLQAGMKNVAFLRTNIEIIERFFAEGEVSEIWLTFSDPQMKKATKRLTSTYFMERYRKFLQPNGIVHLKTDSNFMFTYTKYMIEANKFPVEFMTEDLYHSDLVDDILGIKTYYEQQWLDRGLNIKYIKFLLPQEGKLQEPDVEIELDPYRSYNRSKRSGLSTSK comes from the coding sequence ATGGGTAAGAATAAATTAGAAAAGTTTGCTGATATGGCAAGTTATCCGCATGTGTTCGAATATCCTTATTCGGCAGTAGATAACGTGCCTTTTGACATGAAGGGAAAATGGCAGATGGAGTTCTTTAAAAATGACCATCCGATAGTACTTGAACTGGGCTGTGGACGTGGTGAATATACCGTCGGGCTGGGTAAGATGTTTCCCGAAAAGAACTTTATAGGCGTTGATATAAAAGGTTCCCGCATGTGGACGGGGGCAACGGAATCGTTGCAGGCAGGAATGAAGAATGTTGCTTTTCTGCGTACGAACATTGAAATCATCGAACGTTTCTTTGCGGAAGGCGAAGTAAGCGAGATATGGCTGACTTTCTCCGACCCACAGATGAAGAAAGCGACCAAGCGACTGACTTCCACTTATTTCATGGAAAGATACCGCAAGTTCCTGCAACCGAATGGAATTGTCCACCTGAAAACAGACAGTAACTTCATGTTTACTTATACCAAATACATGATAGAAGCCAATAAATTTCCGGTGGAGTTTATGACGGAAGATTTATATCACTCCGACCTGGTGGATGATATTCTTGGTATCAAAACTTATTATGAACAACAATGGCTCGATCGTGGTTTAAATATCAAGTATATCAAATTTCTGCTTCCGCAAGAAGGAAAATTGCAGGAACCGGATGTCGAAATAGAACTTGATCCTTATCGTAGCTATAATCGTAGTAAACGTAGCGGGCTGAGTACAAGCAAATAA